The genomic interval CGCAATCCTAATTTCActattttcatatttaaattCAGGATTTGGTTCTTAAAAACCATAACTAATATTCTTTTTGGGgtctatttcttttttcttgtttgacTGGGCTAACTCTGTTCGTGAATACTCATGAGGTTCAATCAAGAGTATATTAACCTTAAGACCAGCAACATTAAAGCAAACAAAACAATTAATTTTGAAGTTATTTCCTCTGTTTAATATTCTGCTATTTCctctatttaatattataatttgttttggttATTCCATAATTAAatgtttttaagtttgactaagtttataaaaataataataataataataataatattttgaacacaaaacaaatatactatcaAAATTTATTCGATGTTGTAagtaataaaactaatttggtgtggtttatgttgtttattttttctataaacttgttGACACAAAATTACGCCGCAACACACGAATggttgggagatctgcttaactccagggAAGGTCTTAAATTTGGATTTAGGGTTCAAGGCATGCCATTTAGTTTGATCATGCAAGTAACAAGATAGATATAAATACAGTATATGGTAAATTGTTTTGATTTTGCATCAATGCGGATACAGTAATGCAGGTAAGTATGGAGTTCTGCTTGTACAAACAGGAAGTACGGTATTAATTTGGACGCATATCAGTCGATCGGTTGCAGTGTCACTCACTTAGGAGGTCAATGAATTTCCTGAAATTCTTGTGCGACGAGCCACCCTCACTGACGCAGGCGCGCGCCGTGTCCCTGAGCAGCCGCGCCCTCTCCCtgatctcgccgtcgccgacgacctgcTCCACCTTGCTCCTCACCTCGTCCCTCGTCacgacgccgtcctcctcgccggccgccacggcgagcCCGGTGCGCCACACGGCGGTGATGTAGCTCCGGTCGAGGAACTGGTCGCAGAAGTACGGCCAGCACAGGAACGGCACGCCGTTGCGCACCCCTtccagcgtcgagttccacccgcagtgcgaCACGAAGCACGCCACGGCGGCGTGCGCCAGCACGCGCTGCTGCGAGCACCACTCGACGATCACGCCCCTGCCGGCGACGCGGCACCGGAAGGCGTCCAGCCACGCCGTGCTCAGGCCAGGGGTGAAGTCCGGCCGGACAACCCACAGGAACGGCCGGCCGGTGAGCTCCAGCCCCACGGCGAGCTCCTGGAACTGCCTCGCATCGAAGATGGCCATGCTGCCGAAGGCCACGTACACGACGGAGCCGTCGGGCTGCGCGTCGAGCCAGTCCAGGCAGCCGGCGTCCTCCGGCAAGAAGTGGCCGACGGGACGGCGGAGCTCGCGGTCGGCGACGAGCGGGCCGATGGGGAGGAGGTCCGGGAAGAGCTTGAAGACGGCGGGCTCGGCCTCGTGGAAGGAGTTGCAGACGGTCATCTCGGCGAGGTCGTCGTTGAACTTGTTGTTCCGGCAGACGAGGTCGAAGATGATGTGCTGCCcttccgccgcgccggcgtTGTTCCACGACAGCAGCGACGTGTGCAGCGGCGGCATCCCCGGCGCCAGCTGCAGCGTCTCCTGCCGCTCCGGCCACCCTGCAAGTGTAAAATGTTCGATCGCGCACGTGAGATAAATCTCTACAAGTTGGCAATTTCAATTCACATCTACATGTCAGTACTAATTGTTGATTGTTTATTATTAATCTCTGtcaaattaataataaaaagttACTCTGTTAAGAAAACACTAACTTTTACACGTAAATCTACCTATAATTTATGTACGTGTCTACAATAAGACAGTTCTATGTATTGATATAACCAGCTAACTTAATCTCATATCTAGCTACTAGTACACTCAAAAGTGCATGTATTGATTCTCAAGAAAAAAGTGCATGTATTGTTTTTCTTatggaattttctcttaaattattcatctgatttacgatccgatttttataaagtaaaaaataacCAAGCAATAATTATGGTCGACTTTTAAAAATCCCAATGTCAATAAAGGGAAGAGACAATGGACGGCCCGAGCCATAGATAAGTATAGTGGTAGCGTTTGATGAGAGTtctaaaaattagaaaaaccaaACCTaataagacaataaactctGAAGACTACATGATCCAATTCTTAAATGTTCTAAGgagaataaataaatatggggtgacttttaaaaactagaaaaatagaaaatagaaacATGGCTATAAACACGGATGATAAAGTTTGatctttcaaaatcttaaaataacgatataactatttaaaaaattttaagtaaaatcatattagaAATAGATAATGTTATATGGATACTAACCGTGTAATTGTGCGGACCACTCAGCTAGTTTTTTTAACCAGAGAGATTTATGAGTGGTTAGTCAATAAACACCCAAATGAAAAACCAACGAAAAGAATACATTTTACGACTAATTAACCACGCTACAGTCAATAAAGCAAAACGCAAGTtgggattaattaatttaaattacaCATACCCTTCTCGTTGAGGACGCCGTCCTCGATCAGCTTGGGGATCTTGCGCATGAAGGCGATGCACGCCGTGGACGCCGGCGAGAAGGAGACGACGCGGATGCCGAGCCTCCTGGCGACGGCGAACGACCACCCCATGTTGACGTCTCCGACGAGCCACCGCACCTTgggcctcccgccgccggcctcgatCTCCCCGATGAGCCGCTCAAAGTGGCCCGGCATGTGGCGCGAGTAGGCGTCGATGAGCTTGTTGAGGTCCTTGCGGTCCTCGTCTTCGGCGAGGCCGTCGGGGATGGCGGTGAGGTGGATCCCCCGCTGCCGGAgctccgcggcgccgcccggcgGTAGCGCGGCCACCACCAGCGCGTGGTCCACCTCCGTGTTGACGAAGGTGACCTCGAAGCCCtcgtcggcgaggcggtgggAGAGCTCCATGAGCGGGATGACGTGGCCCTGGCATGGCATCGGGAGCACGAGGACGTGACCCTTAGCCATCGTCTACCTTGTGATGCTAGAGAAGCAGAGAGTGTGTGGCTAGAGGCCGCAACAGAACGTACCTGCAGCTTATAGCCTTGGGGGTGTGGccgagggatttttttttattttaacaaCAAACAATTTCTAAAACTTATttctaaaatctaaactttttAACCACGTGGCAAAATAACAGCGACACATCATATATTACGGATGTAACAATTTTTATCTTACCACGTTGGTTAAATCGGCATGGTCAAATAATATCCCACACTAACCAAAGGACGTGAAAGTGTTGTGACGTGAAAGAGTTGTTTTGCCATGTGAGTCAGCTGCAGTGGAAGACGAAGCACGCCGTGGACGCTGCTGCGGGCACCAGCTCCGACGCGGCGGCTTAGCCCGTCGAGGCACAGCTCGCTCACGGTGCCCGGCCGGCCTCACCACCCACAGGAATGGGCGGGAGGTCAGCAAGAGCCTGCCGGAGCAAGCCGGAACGCGCGGCGCCACCTCGTCAGGCCGCTCTCGTCAAGAACGCCTCCCTCACCAGCTCAGGGATCCTCATCCTCGCCACGGACATCGCCACCGACGAAGGGCAGAAGCAGCCGACGGCGACACGGAGGCCGAGCTTCTCTTCTTCGCCACGGGAAACGCCCACGCCATGTTCACGTCGGCGACCATCCATGTCACCTCCctcccgcctccgcccgccgccgacgcgctgGCGTTGATCCTCCCGACGAGCTTCACCAGTTCGCCACCATGGTTGACATCATCCAAGGCGGCTTCTCTCACGACGGACGTGGAAATATGTGGATTTTGGCCAGAGCGCCGGGGTGGATGGCAACGGCGACCATACGTTTCTCTGGTTAGTTCCAAGGCAGTAAAGGCTGAGCCAATCATAATACGTAACGTCACCATGCTTGATGCATCAACATATCTTGAAGTTTTGGCAGCGTATGCGTGGGAAAtgaattctgattttttttttgaaaaattttaacgagataatccctccgtttcaggttataaaatgtttctactttagttaaagttaaactgttttaagtttgaccaagtttgtagaaaaaagtagtaacattttcaaacTAAGgcaaatttattattattattattaaaatatattcaattattgatttgataaaactaatttacaGCACAATAGCAAATCCGCTTAGatatctccgtttcaggttataaaatgttttgactttagtcaaagttaaattgttttaagtttaattaagtttgtaaaaaaaggtagtaatatttttaacccaagacaaatttattattattattaaaatatatttatttattgatttgatgaaactaatttaccGCGCAATAGCAAATCCGCTCAGAATGTTAAGCTCCCCAACACGGACGAGCTCGACGAACTGCAAGACAACACGTCGAGAAGCAAGACACTATTTGAGTGATCTTGTCTGTGCGTAAAAGAACTTTGCAACTGCTGCTGCCTTCAGAAATGGCACATTACTGTAAAAGAGATTGATGAAGTTATGTGTCCTTCCATAATTTCTGAAAAAAACTCAGCACCTGTTGGAAATACTGGTAAGCCTTTCTTTCCATTTCCTAATAATTCCTACTCCTACATGGCTATATACTACTccagattttgagtttttcttacaacgtttgaccattcgtcttattcaaagttttttaaaattattaattattttatttgtgacttgctttattatctacagtattttaagcccaactttttattttttatatttgcaaaaaaaaatttgaataagacaagtggtcaaaagttaaaagaaaaaactaaaaatctcttatattgtgagacggagggagtagtagcttCCGTAGCctctgttctttttctttttttttttttggcaggccATGTGATGGGAAGCCGGCAATTCTACACGGCCATTTGGCTGTCACTCGAAACAACACATTTTCAACATCAAGTTGTACCAGAAAAAAGAAAGCAGATGTCTACAGGTCCAACAGGCAGTACAAAATAGGTGATGCATGCATCACGATCCGATGCAACAGCGCCGACTGTATCGCCTTTCTAGGCATCTAAGCACATCCAGATCCACATCGACTGAATGGCAACTGACAACTTTCTTGTATAAATCACACCCAACTCAAAAAGTTCTTGCAGTGAAGTCACACACTAGCACGCTCCATTGGCATCCAtggcggctcctcctcctcctcgtcctcagcCTCATGTCATGGTGCTTCCCTTCCCTGCGCAAGGCCATGTCATGCCTCTCATGGAGCTCTCTCACCGGCTCGTCGGCCTCGGCTTCGAGGTCGAATTCGTGCACACCGACTTCAACCGCGACCGCGTCATCAACGCCATGGCGAACGAGACGGGGGCGATCCCTGATGGGATCCACATGGTGTCCTTCCCGGACGGCATGGACCCTGCCGGTGACCGTGCCAACATCGCCAAGCTGGGTGACGGCTTGCCGGCCGCCATGCTCGGCGGCATCGAGGAGATGATCAGATCGGAGGGGATCAGGTGGGTGATCGCCGATGTGTCCATGGCCTGGGTGACGGAGCTGGCCGCCACGGTGGGTGTCCACGTCGCCTTGTTCTCGACTTACTCCGCCGCCGTTGTGGCGCACAGGCTGCAAGTCCCCAAGCTGATCCAGGATGGCGTCCTGGACGAAATTGGTAAGAACACATCAGTAATCATCCATGAACAGCAAATGCAAAATCATGAATTCTGCGTCTTACAATTACAAATGTCGTATTGGAGTTGTTTGTTGTATTACTCATGTGGTTAATTGAGATCAAGAACATATAATCATTTCAGGGAATGTGAGGAGAAACGAGATGATCCAATTGAGACCCACGATGCCGCCCGTTCTAGCAGTCGAGCTCCCCTGGGTTACCCTGAGCGGCACGCCGGACGGGCGCAGGATGGTCATCCAGAACGTGTTCAAGACCAACCCGACAATATCCTCGGCCGAGGTCATCATCTGCAACACGTTCCAGGACATCGAGCCGGGGGCGCTGGCCCTCGTCCCCAACGTGCTGCCGGTTGGACCGCTCGAAGCGCCGGTGACGTCGAGGTTAGCCGGCCATTTCTGGCCGGAGGACACGACCTGCCTGGCATGGCTCGACGAACAGGACGCCTGCTCCGTCGTCTACGTGGCGTTTGGGAGCTTCACCGTCTTCGACATGGCGCGGGTCCAAGAGCTCGCCGATGGGCTAGTGCTTTCTGGCCGGCCATTCCTGTGGGTGATCAGGCAAAACTTCACCAATGGTGCCGGCGAAGGCTGGCTGGAGGAGTTCAGGCACCGTGTCAGCGGCAAGGGAATGATCGTCGGTTGGG from Oryza glaberrima chromosome 3, OglaRS2, whole genome shotgun sequence carries:
- the LOC127765318 gene encoding UDP-glycosyltransferase 83A1-like: MAAPPPPRPQPHVMVLPFPAQGHVMPLMELSHRLVGLGFEVEFVHTDFNRDRVINAMANETGAIPDGIHMVSFPDGMDPAGDRANIAKLGDGLPAAMLGGIEEMIRSEGIRWVIADVSMAWVTELAATVGVHVALFSTYSAAVVAHRLQVPKLIQDGVLDEIGNVRRNEMIQLRPTMPPVLAVELPWVTLSGTPDGRRMVIQNVFKTNPTISSAEVIICNTFQDIEPGALALVPNVLPVGPLEAPVTSRLAGHFWPEDTTCLAWLDEQDACSVVYVAFGSFTVFDMARVQELADGLVLSGRPFLWVIRQNFTNGAGEGWLEEFRHRVSGKGMIVGWAPQQSVLSHPSITCFVSHCGWNSTMEGLRHGVPFLCWPYFADQYCNQSYICNVWGTGVKLQADERGVVTKEEIKNKVEQLVDDKEIKARAAKWKHAACTSIAEGGSSHENLLKFVNLLREQ
- the LOC127765317 gene encoding UDP-glycosyltransferase 83A1-like, with the protein product MAKGHVLVLPMPCQGHVIPLMELSHRLADEGFEVTFVNTEVDHALVVAALPPGGAAELRQRGIHLTAIPDGLAEDEDRKDLNKLIDAYSRHMPGHFERLIGEIEAGGGRPKVRWLVGDVNMGWSFAVARRLGIRVVSFSPASTACIAFMRKIPKLIEDGVLNEKGWPERQETLQLAPGMPPLHTSLLSWNNAGAAEGQHIIFDLVCRNNKFNDDLAEMTVCNSFHEAEPAVFKLFPDLLPIGPLVADRELRRPVGHFLPEDAGCLDWLDAQPDGSVVYVAFGSMAIFDARQFQELAVGLELTGRPFLWVVRPDFTPGLSTAWLDAFRCRVAGRGVIVEWCSQQRVLAHAAVACFVSHCGWNSTLEGVRNGVPFLCWPYFCDQFLDRSYITAVWRTGLAVAAGEEDGVVTRDEVRSKVEQVVGDGEIRERARLLRDTARACVSEGGSSHKNFRKFIDLLSE